The Desulfuromonadales bacterium genomic interval CGAGCGAACCCTGCAGCTGCGCGGCGAACCGCGGCTTTTCTTCGCCGGCCAGATCACCGGCGTCGAGGGGTACGTCGAATCGGCGGCCGCCGGCTTTCTCGCCGGACTCTTTGCCGCCCGCTGGCAGCACAGCGAGGCGATCCCCCTGCCCCCCGCCACCACCGCCTTCGGCGCCCTGCTGGCTCACCTGGCCGAATCGTCCGTCGAAAACTTCCAGCCGATGAACGTCAACTATGGCCTCTTCCCCCCCCTCGACGGACGCCATCGCAAGCGGACTGACCGCCGTCTGGCCATGGCGGAACGCGCCCTGACCGACCTGGAACCCTGGCGGCAGGGACTTGATCCATACGTCCCATAGGTCCCATTGGTCCTATAAGTCCCATTCAGTCAACCGAAAGACCGTCATGAACTCCTCTCCCCCCGACATCGTCCTCGCCTCCGCCTCGCCTCGCCGGAGCGAACTGCTCGCCCGCATCGGCATCCGCTTCACCGTACAACCAAGCCGCGCCAGCGAAGAGGTTCTGGCCGGCGAGACGCCGGAAGAGCACGTGGTGCGCCTGAGCCGGGACAAAGCCCGAGAGGTCGCGCAGAGACCGGATGTGCCGGGGCGCTGGTTTATCGGCAGCGACACCATCGTCCTGCGCGACGACGCCATCCTCGGCAAGCCGAAGGACGCGCAGGAGGCGGCCGCCATGCTGCGCTCCCTCTCCGGCCGCCGCCACCGGGTCCTCTCCGGCTACGCCGTCTTCGACCGTCGAAGCGGCACCGCCGTCAGCGGCGCCGTCGCCACGGCGGTGCGGTTCAAGGAGTTGACAGAGGAGGAGATCGCGGGGTACATTGCCACCGACGAGCCCTTCGACAAGGCGGGCGCCTACGCCATCCAGGGGATTGGCGTCTTCATGGTCCTCGGCATCGAGGGAAGCTACACCAACGTGGTGGGCCTCCCCCTGTGCGAAGTGGTCGAAGTGCTCGAACGGCTGGGGGCGGTCAAATTATTCGAAAATCCGCTGTAGGGGCGGACGCAATGCGCCCCTGCCAACATCACCGTTATTCCAATGTCCATCCAAGATAATCTCGCACATATCCGCAGCCAGATCGCCGCCGCCTGTGCCCGCAGCGGCCGCGATCCCGCCGCCGTGCGCCTGGTGGCGGTCTCCAAGACGCATCCGGCGACGCTGGTCGAAGAGGCGGCGGCCGCCGGCCAGCGGCTCTTCGGCGAGAGCTACGTTCAGGAGTTCGTGGCCAAGGCGGAAGCGGTGCAAGCCCCTGTGGAATGGCATTTCATCGGCGCCCTGCAGAGCAACAAGATCAAGTACCTGCGCGGCCGCGTCGGCCTCATCCACTCGGTCGACCGCTTCTCCCTGGCCGAGGAGATCGACCGCCAGTGGGCCAAAATCAAGCGGACGGCCGATGTGCTGCTGCAGGTCAATCTCGGTGGCGAAGAGAGCAAGTCGGGGGTCAACGAAGCCGGCCTGCAGGAACTGGTGCGCCAGGTGGCCGTGCTCGAACACGTCCGCATTCGCGGGCTGATGACCCTGCCGCCCTACTTCGACGAGGCCGAAGCGGTCCGTCCCTACTTCCGTCGCCTGCGGGAACTGGCCGGGGAAATCCGCGCCCTTGGCCTGCCGGGAGTAGAAATGACCGAACTGTCGATGGGGATGAGCCACGATTTCATGGTAGCCATCGAGGAGGGGGCGACCCTGGTACGGGTCGGCACGGCGATTTTCGGCGAAAGAGAGT includes:
- a CDS encoding Maf family nucleotide pyrophosphatase, with product MNSSPPDIVLASASPRRSELLARIGIRFTVQPSRASEEVLAGETPEEHVVRLSRDKAREVAQRPDVPGRWFIGSDTIVLRDDAILGKPKDAQEAAAMLRSLSGRRHRVLSGYAVFDRRSGTAVSGAVATAVRFKELTEEEIAGYIATDEPFDKAGAYAIQGIGVFMVLGIEGSYTNVVGLPLCEVVEVLERLGAVKLFENPL
- a CDS encoding YggS family pyridoxal phosphate-dependent enzyme, coding for MSIQDNLAHIRSQIAAACARSGRDPAAVRLVAVSKTHPATLVEEAAAAGQRLFGESYVQEFVAKAEAVQAPVEWHFIGALQSNKIKYLRGRVGLIHSVDRFSLAEEIDRQWAKIKRTADVLLQVNLGGEESKSGVNEAGLQELVRQVAVLEHVRIRGLMTLPPYFDEAEAVRPYFRRLRELAGEIRALGLPGVEMTELSMGMSHDFMVAIEEGATLVRVGTAIFGEREYPQ